In Granulicella mallensis MP5ACTX8, the sequence CGCTGCCCGCTCTTGAGGGTCGAGCAGGCGGCCTGCGGCAGCACGCTCCACAAACCGCGCAATCTTCTGCTCCTCCGGCGCGGTCACCAGCACCATGCGGTCGAAGCGATCACGCCAGGGGTGGCTGGAGTTGCCGTACTTTGTCGTGAACAGCAGAGCGGACTCGACGATGACCATAGCATCCGGATGTTTGCGAGCAAGCCCTTTTATCAGGCGGGCCTGCTCGGCAATCACCGCCGGATGCACAATTGCGTTCAATTCTTCTACTCGGCCTTCGGTAAAGGCCAGCCGCGCCAGAACGCGGCGATCGAGAGAGCCGTCCTCCGCGACGACGGCCCCTCCGAAATGCTCGACGATGGCGGTGTAGACAGGTTGACCGGGCTGCATCAACCTGCGCCCCATCTCGTCGGACGAAAACACCACGGCGCCGCGCTCGGCGAACATCCGCGCGACGGTCGACTTGCCGCTGCCAAGATCGCCCGTCAGACCGACGCGCAGCATCGTGCTACTTTCCGCTGCGCCGCATCTTCGCGGCCTTCACGGTATTGCTCATCAACATGGCGATGGTCAGGGCTCCAACTCCACCCGGTACGGGAGTGTAAGCCCCCGATAGCGCAAACGCCGCCGGATCGATGTCGCCGATGACCGTGGAGCCGCGCTTCAAAAAGCCTTCGCGGCGCGCTTCATTGTTCGGGAAGAACTTCTCCACCTCGGCCGCATCGGTCAGGCGATTGATGCCGACATCGATCAACGTCGCGCCGGGCTTCACCATCTCCGGAGTCACGAATCCCGCGCGCCCGATAGCCGCTACCAGGATGTCGGCCTCACGCGCGATCTCCGCAAGCCCCTGGGTGCGCGAGTGGCAGACCGTCACCGTCGCCGAGGCATTGATCAGCATCGCGGCAATAGGCTTACCCACAATATTCGAGCGCCCGATCACGACTGCTCTCTTCCCCGAAACAGGAATATCGCTGCGGCGAAGGACTTCCATGATGCCCGCAGGCGTGCACGGTGCAAG encodes:
- the coaE gene encoding dephospho-CoA kinase (Dephospho-CoA kinase (CoaE) performs the final step in coenzyme A biosynthesis.), with amino-acid sequence MLRVGLTGDLGSGKSTVARMFAERGAVVFSSDEMGRRLMQPGQPVYTAIVEHFGGAVVAEDGSLDRRVLARLAFTEGRVEELNAIVHPAVIAEQARLIKGLARKHPDAMVIVESALLFTTKYGNSSHPWRDRFDRMVLVTAPEEQKIARFVERAAAGRLLDPQERAALEADARARLAMQTANEAHAAECLVIQNDGDLVTLLQRVGAVWRELCQVARFEP
- a CDS encoding bifunctional 5,10-methylenetetrahydrofolate dehydrogenase/5,10-methenyltetrahydrofolate cyclohydrolase produces the protein MKTRVLDGVAIAGEIKAEVAREVVAAREAGYTPGLAVVLVGDVPASQIYVRSKVKTCGELGIYSEMHTPDASVTTEELLELIASLNARDEIDGILIQLPLPKHVDTERLLEAVVPEKDVDGFHPINAGRLLSGAPDAQVLAPCTPAGIMEVLRRSDIPVSGKRAVVIGRSNIVGKPIAAMLINASATVTVCHSRTQGLAEIAREADILVAAIGRAGFVTPEMVKPGATLIDVGINRLTDAAEVEKFFPNNEARREGFLKRGSTVIGDIDPAAFALSGAYTPVPGGVGALTIAMLMSNTVKAAKMRRSGK